From a region of the Halomonas sp. HL-93 genome:
- a CDS encoding fluoride efflux transporter FluC → MKTLTTYAAVGLGSGLGSALRYVISVSTMGAFGSAFPWGTLLVNLVGAWLIGWLAARFARAPHTRMARWQPFWVAGFCGGFTTFSLFSLEVVTLAQTHLTVALVYTVGSLPLWLGAVWLGQRFASRR, encoded by the coding sequence ATGAAGACGCTTACCACCTATGCCGCGGTAGGCCTCGGCAGCGGCCTGGGCAGTGCATTGCGCTATGTCATCTCTGTATCGACAATGGGCGCATTCGGTAGCGCCTTCCCTTGGGGCACGCTATTGGTCAACCTGGTAGGCGCTTGGCTGATTGGCTGGCTCGCCGCCCGTTTTGCCCGTGCCCCTCATACACGCATGGCACGCTGGCAGCCTTTCTGGGTGGCCGGTTTTTGTGGAGGGTTCACCACTTTTTCTCTGTTTAGCTTAGAAGTTGTCACCCTCGCCCAAACCCACTTAACCGTCGCGTTGGTGTATACCGTCGGCAGCTTACCGCTATGGCTTGGAGCGGTTTGGCTTGGGCAACGCTTCGCCTCCAGACGTTAA
- the crcB gene encoding fluoride efflux transporter CrcB, with protein MGIGLGSIALVAVGGAIGGMARVCVSNLFAKWVGSTFPWGTLAVNLLGTFALGWLAVSLNEGSTTTPSAPWLIIAIGLLGGFTTVSSFSLQTLGLWENGMGGKAIANIIGTLTLGVAAFGLGAWLAGGGL; from the coding sequence GTGGGTATTGGCTTGGGCAGCATTGCGCTGGTGGCGGTGGGCGGGGCAATTGGCGGTATGGCCCGCGTTTGCGTCTCCAACCTATTCGCCAAATGGGTAGGCAGCACATTCCCGTGGGGTACTCTGGCCGTTAACCTGTTAGGTACATTTGCCCTTGGTTGGCTGGCGGTATCACTTAATGAAGGTAGCACTACGACGCCAAGCGCTCCCTGGCTAATTATCGCCATCGGGCTACTGGGCGGTTTTACCACGGTATCGTCCTTTAGCCTGCAAACCCTGGGTTTATGGGAAAACGGCATGGGTGGCAAGGCTATCGCCAATATCATCGGCACGCTGACCCTCGGCGTTGCGGCGTTCGGATTAGGGGCGTGGTTGGCGGGTGGAGGCCTATGA
- a CDS encoding universal stress protein yields the protein MTDQVLAAIDSSQFSAGVCDYAVWAAKRLEAPLSFMHVIDNHPQTSEPDLTGNLGLGTREHLLEKLSDIEEQRAKLAREQGRLLLDDAKQRALGGGIGEPETMQRNGTLVETLVEQENNIRLLVVGKRGETAHQASGHLGSNLERVVREMHRPILMVPKAFTHPEKVMMAFDGSKTARKGIEMLAKSPLFNGVTCHVVIVGAETAEHRSQLDWALTTLDSAGHVAEGAIRAGYVEETLRAYKEEHGIDMLVMGAYGHSRIRHLLVGSTTTSMLRKAQMPVLILR from the coding sequence ATGACTGACCAAGTATTAGCGGCCATTGATAGCTCACAGTTTTCCGCAGGTGTTTGTGACTATGCGGTATGGGCTGCCAAGCGACTCGAAGCCCCGCTGTCGTTTATGCATGTCATTGATAACCACCCGCAAACGTCGGAGCCTGATCTGACTGGTAATCTTGGGCTAGGTACGCGAGAGCACTTGCTGGAAAAGCTATCTGACATCGAAGAGCAGCGCGCCAAGTTGGCCCGTGAGCAAGGCAGACTTCTGCTGGATGATGCCAAACAGCGTGCCCTTGGTGGGGGGATTGGGGAGCCCGAAACCATGCAGCGCAACGGCACGCTGGTAGAAACCCTGGTCGAACAGGAAAATAACATACGCCTGCTTGTGGTGGGTAAACGTGGCGAAACGGCTCATCAAGCCAGCGGGCATTTAGGCTCTAACCTGGAGCGCGTGGTGCGTGAAATGCATCGGCCCATCCTGATGGTACCTAAAGCATTTACCCATCCTGAGAAGGTCATGATGGCCTTTGATGGCAGTAAAACGGCGCGCAAAGGCATCGAGATGCTGGCCAAGAGCCCGTTGTTTAATGGTGTGACCTGCCATGTGGTGATTGTCGGTGCAGAAACTGCCGAACATCGTTCGCAGTTGGATTGGGCCCTGACCACGTTAGATAGCGCGGGGCATGTTGCCGAGGGCGCGATTCGGGCGGGATACGTTGAAGAAACGCTGCGCGCTTATAAAGAAGAGCATGGCATCGATATGCTGGTGATGGGGGCCTACGGCCATTCGCGCATTCGCCACCTGCTGGTGGGAAGCACCACGACCTCGATGTTGAGGAAAGCCCAGATGCCGGTGCTGATCTTGCGCTAG
- a CDS encoding MFS transporter, with protein MGYRTLLRDHRSVLSIAFLAMFSSSLGQSFFVGLFQAPLAEHWQLSAGQFGTAYTAVTLVAGFVMLYYGPSIDWISPRRFAITVLLVLLAGVALLTLSPWWWLGVLGLGLVRLCGQGMLTHLGNTLAAREFTTQRGRAMGLASLGIPLGEALLPPLVAATLLWLSWQSFWWLLCALLALPWLWLLQRVPWSNAPGKKPQKRDATGPRPFREPRFWALLPLLMSLPITMTGLFIYQAQLTDALDSSLSIYALALTGMGVAKLPGALLGGRWIDKIGPVRLARVYLLPYAAAMLFAVLAGGNASVWALMVGGGLAMGAQELIASGLLIKLWGIEHLGRVRSALSAAMVFSTGIAPAAIGLALSAGLSFTVILSTMLAFIVAAWCLAQRVLQIASQTARV; from the coding sequence ATGGGCTATCGTACCCTGCTGCGTGACCACCGTAGCGTGTTGAGTATCGCCTTTTTGGCGATGTTCAGCTCAAGCCTGGGACAAAGCTTTTTTGTTGGGCTCTTTCAGGCACCGCTGGCCGAACATTGGCAACTCAGCGCTGGCCAGTTTGGCACGGCCTATACCGCCGTGACGCTCGTCGCGGGGTTTGTGATGCTGTATTACGGCCCCTCCATCGACTGGATATCCCCCCGCCGGTTTGCGATCACCGTGCTGCTCGTTCTATTAGCGGGAGTCGCGCTGCTGACGCTTTCGCCCTGGTGGTGGCTGGGCGTTCTGGGCTTGGGCCTGGTGCGATTATGTGGGCAGGGCATGCTCACGCATCTCGGCAACACCCTCGCCGCCCGTGAGTTCACCACCCAGCGGGGCCGCGCCATGGGCCTGGCAAGCTTGGGGATTCCACTCGGTGAAGCACTGCTTCCACCACTCGTAGCGGCGACATTACTGTGGCTAAGCTGGCAGTCCTTCTGGTGGTTGCTGTGTGCCCTACTGGCCTTGCCGTGGCTATGGTTACTGCAGCGTGTGCCCTGGTCCAACGCGCCGGGCAAAAAACCCCAAAAACGCGACGCCACCGGACCGAGACCATTTCGCGAACCTCGCTTCTGGGCATTGTTGCCGTTGCTCATGTCGCTTCCAATCACCATGACGGGGCTGTTTATATACCAAGCGCAGCTGACCGATGCGCTGGATAGCTCGCTGAGCATCTATGCACTGGCCCTCACCGGCATGGGCGTCGCCAAGTTGCCCGGCGCGCTGTTGGGGGGCCGCTGGATCGATAAGATTGGCCCGGTGCGTTTAGCCCGCGTTTACTTGCTCCCCTATGCAGCAGCAATGCTGTTTGCCGTTTTGGCTGGCGGGAATGCAAGCGTTTGGGCGTTGATGGTAGGCGGCGGCTTGGCCATGGGTGCCCAAGAGCTGATTGCCTCAGGCTTGCTTATCAAGCTTTGGGGTATTGAACACTTGGGCCGCGTGCGCTCAGCACTGAGCGCCGCCATGGTTTTTTCCACCGGCATCGCCCCGGCTGCCATTGGGCTAGCACTCAGTGCTGGTCTGTCGTTTACCGTTATTTTGAGTACGATGCTTGCGTTTATTGTCGCCGCTTGGTGCCTTGCACAGCGCGTACTGCAGATAGCTAGCCAAACGGCGCGCGTCTAG
- a CDS encoding TraR/DksA family transcriptional regulator, translated as MNHPGIDVEAMKRRLITLRETLIDESASSAGARDTVTLDQTSVGRLSRMDALQGQAMAKAEEQRRQLNVTRIAGALQRLERGTFGECIECGEWINIKRLESDPLALKCIDCAE; from the coding sequence ATGAACCATCCCGGCATAGATGTGGAAGCCATGAAAAGGCGTTTAATCACCCTGCGCGAAACGCTGATCGACGAAAGCGCAAGCAGCGCCGGAGCCCGGGATACGGTAACGTTGGACCAAACCTCGGTCGGGCGCCTATCACGCATGGATGCACTGCAAGGCCAAGCGATGGCCAAAGCTGAAGAGCAGCGTCGCCAGCTAAACGTGACCCGTATTGCCGGGGCATTACAGCGCCTTGAGCGAGGCACCTTCGGCGAATGTATCGAGTGTGGCGAGTGGATTAACATCAAGCGCCTGGAAAGCGATCCACTAGCGCTCAAGTGCATCGACTGTGCCGAATAG
- a CDS encoding RidA family protein produces the protein MTIKRHDTKARMSRAVIHQGVAHLCGQVAGPEARYADITAQTESMLARVDALLNDIGASREQLLTATIYLKDGSDFAAMNAVWDAWVPEGHAPARTCVCAPMPADELKVEITVSVAMND, from the coding sequence ATGACGATTAAACGCCACGATACCAAAGCACGCATGAGCCGTGCGGTCATACATCAGGGCGTGGCCCATCTGTGTGGTCAGGTCGCCGGGCCAGAGGCGCGTTACGCCGATATCACGGCGCAAACTGAAAGCATGCTGGCGCGGGTAGACGCTTTATTGAACGATATAGGTGCGTCGCGTGAACAGCTGCTCACCGCCACGATTTACCTCAAAGACGGCAGCGATTTCGCGGCAATGAACGCTGTTTGGGACGCATGGGTACCCGAAGGTCACGCCCCAGCACGTACCTGTGTATGCGCACCGATGCCGGCCGACGAACTAAAGGTCGAGATTACCGTCTCCGTCGCTATGAACGATTAA
- a CDS encoding MurR/RpiR family transcriptional regulator, with amino-acid sequence MAHDLLNRIRERLEDLNRSERKVANVIIDDPAAATSLSIASLAQAASVSEPTVNRFCRNFGAKGYPDFKIKLAQSLAGGTPYVTRAVEPGDSATQYTQKIFGATIAALDEAQREVDMGAVERMVDYLTQAKQIHFFGLGASGAVAQDAQHKFFRFNLPVMVHIDVLMQRMIAAACHTGDVVVIISYTGRTRELVDIARVARESGAVVLGITAPQSPLAQECTATLEVATPEDTDHYMPMTSRVIQLTLIDALATGVTLRRGEDFLPHLKKIKDSLRDTRFPVNKGN; translated from the coding sequence ATGGCTCACGACTTGCTTAACCGGATACGCGAACGCTTGGAAGACCTTAACCGCTCGGAGCGTAAAGTCGCCAATGTGATTATCGACGACCCGGCGGCGGCAACCAGCCTTAGCATCGCAAGCCTAGCCCAAGCGGCGAGCGTCAGCGAGCCCACGGTGAACCGTTTTTGCCGTAACTTTGGCGCCAAAGGCTATCCTGATTTCAAAATCAAACTAGCTCAGAGCTTAGCCGGCGGTACGCCCTACGTGACCCGCGCGGTTGAGCCTGGCGATTCCGCCACCCAATACACCCAAAAAATCTTTGGAGCCACCATTGCGGCGCTGGATGAAGCCCAGCGTGAAGTCGACATGGGCGCCGTTGAACGCATGGTGGACTACCTGACCCAGGCCAAACAGATCCACTTTTTTGGCCTGGGCGCGTCCGGCGCCGTGGCGCAGGATGCCCAGCACAAGTTCTTTCGTTTTAATCTGCCGGTAATGGTGCACATCGATGTGTTGATGCAGCGCATGATTGCCGCTGCCTGCCACACCGGTGATGTGGTGGTAATTATTTCCTACACCGGGCGCACCCGTGAACTGGTCGACATTGCCCGCGTCGCCCGCGAATCAGGCGCCGTCGTGCTCGGGATTACCGCGCCTCAATCGCCGCTGGCCCAGGAATGTACTGCGACCCTTGAAGTCGCCACCCCGGAAGACACCGACCATTACATGCCGATGACCTCACGCGTCATTCAACTGACGCTGATTGACGCCCTGGCCACCGGTGTGACGCTAAGACGCGGCGAAGACTTTCTGCCACACCTTAAAAAAATCAAAGATAGCCTAAGGGACACGCGCTTCCCCGTTAACAAAGGCAATTAA
- a CDS encoding putative bifunctional diguanylate cyclase/phosphodiesterase, whose product MKFHYKHVLVVDDNPVNIELMLDLLDDQGFENSHGISDPRDVLGYCQQQLPDLLLLDIRMPHLDGYAVIEQLNHAFGRQTPPIIVLTAQIDNDTKQRSLALGVRDFITKPFQHAEVLQRIHNVLSVEHRFRIRDQQADSLERMVNKRTRELNRQSRTDPITQLPNRRGLSQTLSEAAALRRPTGLLFIALDRLDDVIRLHGYRIAERLLGHIAQRLDECLSDAETLGLWGGSELLVISERNDDDELLALAHQLMAVFEHDQQLDDLLLPLAARIGISRSQGAFDTERLVHMAALALPAPQSFAVQCYSENLEAQQRHRLHVQQALRGATERGEMSLAFQPKLSLMDQRIVGAEALLRWHHPELGQISPGMFIPLAEASGDIFAIGEWVMEEAMRTITQWREQQVLGNNFHVAVNVAARQLARRDFADGLLRQLAARQIPTHFFAIEVTESGLMGDMQNARQQLARLSQANIAVAIDDFGTGHSSLAYIKTLPFSTLKIDRAFVMDLEESDVDRQLARTITQLAHSVGCDVVAEGIETWAQAQYLRRIGCEIAQGYYYSRPLPADDFIDWCDHWQSHLPPTATETV is encoded by the coding sequence ATGAAATTCCACTACAAACATGTATTGGTTGTTGACGACAATCCGGTCAACATCGAGCTGATGCTCGACCTGCTCGATGACCAAGGCTTTGAAAACAGCCACGGCATTAGCGACCCTCGCGACGTGTTGGGATACTGCCAGCAGCAGTTACCCGACCTGTTGCTGCTGGATATTCGCATGCCCCACCTGGATGGCTATGCGGTCATCGAGCAGCTCAATCACGCCTTTGGGCGCCAGACACCACCCATTATCGTGCTGACCGCGCAAATCGACAACGATACCAAGCAACGTTCGCTGGCCCTGGGCGTACGCGATTTTATCACCAAGCCGTTTCAGCACGCCGAGGTATTACAGCGCATTCACAACGTGCTGAGCGTCGAGCACCGCTTCCGCATTCGCGACCAGCAGGCCGATTCCCTCGAGCGCATGGTGAACAAGCGCACCCGGGAACTCAATCGTCAATCGCGTACCGACCCGATCACCCAACTGCCCAACCGTCGCGGACTCAGCCAGACCCTCAGCGAGGCGGCCGCATTGCGCAGGCCCACAGGGCTGCTGTTTATCGCCCTGGACCGGCTGGACGATGTCATTCGGCTGCATGGCTACCGGATCGCCGAGCGACTCCTCGGGCACATTGCGCAGCGCCTGGACGAATGCCTGAGTGACGCCGAAACTCTGGGCCTTTGGGGCGGCAGCGAACTGCTGGTGATCAGCGAGAGGAATGACGACGATGAGCTACTGGCGCTGGCCCACCAGCTGATGGCCGTATTCGAACACGACCAGCAACTGGATGACCTGCTGCTACCGCTGGCGGCACGGATCGGCATCAGCCGTTCGCAGGGCGCGTTTGATACCGAACGCCTGGTCCACATGGCCGCCCTGGCGCTGCCAGCCCCTCAAAGCTTTGCGGTGCAGTGCTACAGTGAAAATCTCGAGGCCCAGCAACGCCATCGGCTGCACGTCCAGCAGGCCCTGCGCGGCGCGACCGAGCGGGGTGAAATGTCCCTCGCCTTCCAGCCCAAACTATCGCTGATGGATCAGCGCATCGTCGGCGCTGAAGCACTGCTGCGCTGGCATCACCCCGAGCTTGGGCAGATCTCGCCGGGCATGTTTATTCCGCTGGCCGAAGCCAGCGGGGATATTTTCGCGATTGGCGAGTGGGTGATGGAAGAAGCCATGCGCACCATCACCCAGTGGCGCGAACAGCAGGTGCTGGGCAACAACTTCCACGTGGCGGTCAACGTGGCGGCTCGCCAGCTGGCACGTCGGGATTTCGCCGACGGTCTGTTACGCCAGTTGGCAGCGCGGCAGATTCCCACCCACTTTTTCGCTATTGAAGTCACCGAATCCGGCCTGATGGGCGACATGCAGAACGCCCGCCAGCAGCTGGCGCGGCTCAGCCAGGCGAATATCGCCGTCGCCATCGACGATTTTGGCACCGGCCATTCCTCGTTGGCGTATATTAAGACGCTGCCGTTTTCGACGCTGAAGATCGATCGCGCCTTCGTGATGGACCTGGAAGAAAGCGATGTGGACCGCCAACTGGCACGTACCATTACTCAGCTTGCGCATAGTGTAGGCTGTGATGTAGTGGCGGAAGGCATTGAAACCTGGGCCCAGGCCCAGTACTTACGCCGTATTGGCTGTGAAATCGCCCAGGGCTACTATTACTCACGCCCGCTACCGGCCGACGACTTTATTGATTGGTGCGATCATTGGCAGTCGCACTTGCCACCTACTGCCACGGAGACCGTTTAA
- a CDS encoding ATP-binding protein, which yields MPAPVPPNNEPQRLAAVHALYVLDTPAEEAFDRLAQLARELFDVPIALITLLDEKRQWFKSNLGFSARQTQRDIAFCGHTIAADGPLVVPDTRLDERFKDNPLVDETPHIRFYAGYPLRPHDQLAVGTLCLLGHQPRAFSERDLGLLESLAGQVEELLRQHRMRYTLAQTTRRYEALFNESATGIVRINRDGTVLGINPFALALLGYTQEEVLGRNVGMLTPSELHDQHDTFIARFLAGGSPKVIGRGREVEAQHKAGHRVPVHLAVNAIDDEHHQVAEFIGILTDLSHVHAANQRIQKEQSLLKVLHQGITDYQALMSGKQLWIFLTEALSELTDSDHALIGEVVPGDTSNALKLHAIKGPIWAPESRYHIEQLLSGEIVLTNPNSLLGRVFARGEVVIDNDVNEHTQRSEFPLGQVQFDNYLGVPMFSSGQLIGMFAIANSRQPLNQALLDWLQPFTDTCVLLINLYRQMAEREQVLQDLATARDQAEHANQAKSDFLSSMSHELRTPLNAILGFAQLLASNTRTPLNAKQQRQVSQIEKGGQHLLSLINDVLDLARIEARQLSLSIESISLAGVFDDACSTLEASADAAGITLTCTPPDTRWQVHADYTRTKQVLLNLLSNAIKYNVAHGRIEVSAEHQQEHILIRVRDTGPGVDPARLEELFEPFNRLDAEHSRVEGTGIGLSITRELVTQMHGQIGVDSQPGQGATFWFTLPVATSAAAPSPREVQPDTPAATASSRTLLYIEDNPANQRLMEDIVDAMEGMTLRIAPSAELGLDMLQAEIPAVVLMDLHLPGMSGFEALTRLRRDPRYQTLKVIALSANALPRDIRKGLNAGFDGYLTKPIDIAQLSETLHHLLGAPTRQEP from the coding sequence ATGCCAGCGCCAGTACCCCCCAATAACGAGCCGCAGCGACTTGCCGCGGTGCATGCCTTGTATGTGCTTGACACGCCCGCAGAGGAAGCCTTTGACCGGCTGGCGCAGCTCGCCCGGGAGCTGTTTGACGTGCCCATTGCGCTGATTACCCTGCTTGATGAAAAGCGCCAGTGGTTCAAGTCGAACCTTGGCTTCAGCGCCCGTCAAACCCAGCGCGACATCGCGTTCTGCGGCCATACAATTGCCGCCGACGGGCCGCTGGTGGTTCCCGACACGCGTCTTGACGAACGCTTCAAGGACAATCCGCTGGTCGATGAAACGCCGCATATCCGCTTTTATGCGGGCTATCCGCTGCGCCCCCATGACCAGTTGGCCGTGGGCACCCTGTGCCTGCTCGGCCACCAGCCCCGCGCGTTCAGCGAGCGCGATCTGGGGCTTTTGGAAAGCCTCGCAGGCCAGGTGGAAGAGCTGCTTCGCCAGCACAGGATGCGCTATACCCTGGCGCAAACCACCCGCCGCTACGAGGCGCTGTTCAACGAAAGCGCCACCGGTATCGTGCGGATCAATCGCGACGGCACGGTGCTCGGCATCAACCCTTTCGCACTGGCCCTCCTGGGCTACACCCAGGAAGAAGTGCTCGGCCGTAACGTAGGGATGCTGACACCCTCTGAACTGCACGACCAGCATGATACCTTTATTGCCCGGTTTTTAGCCGGTGGAAGCCCCAAGGTGATCGGTCGTGGTCGCGAAGTCGAGGCGCAACACAAGGCCGGCCACCGCGTGCCCGTCCACCTAGCGGTTAACGCCATCGACGATGAGCATCACCAGGTGGCGGAGTTTATCGGCATCCTGACCGACCTGAGCCATGTGCACGCCGCCAACCAGCGCATCCAAAAAGAGCAGAGCCTGCTCAAGGTATTGCACCAGGGGATTACCGACTACCAGGCGCTGATGTCGGGCAAGCAGCTGTGGATATTTTTGACGGAAGCCCTTAGCGAGCTCACCGACAGCGACCATGCCTTGATCGGCGAAGTGGTGCCCGGCGACACCAGTAATGCGCTGAAGCTTCATGCCATTAAAGGCCCTATCTGGGCTCCCGAATCGCGTTATCACATCGAGCAACTGCTCAGCGGCGAAATCGTGCTCACGAACCCAAACTCGCTGTTGGGACGGGTCTTTGCCCGGGGTGAGGTGGTGATCGACAACGATGTCAATGAGCATACCCAGCGCAGCGAGTTCCCGCTGGGACAGGTGCAGTTTGATAACTATCTGGGCGTGCCCATGTTCAGCAGCGGTCAACTTATTGGCATGTTCGCCATCGCCAACAGCCGCCAGCCGCTGAATCAGGCGCTGCTGGACTGGCTACAGCCGTTCACCGACACCTGCGTGCTGCTGATCAACCTGTACCGCCAGATGGCCGAGCGCGAGCAGGTTCTGCAGGACCTGGCGACGGCCCGTGATCAGGCGGAACACGCCAACCAGGCGAAAAGCGACTTCCTGTCGTCGATGAGCCACGAGCTACGCACCCCGCTGAATGCCATCCTGGGCTTTGCCCAGCTGCTTGCCAGCAACACTCGCACGCCGCTCAACGCCAAGCAGCAGCGACAGGTCAGCCAGATCGAAAAAGGCGGCCAGCACTTGCTCAGCCTGATCAACGACGTGCTGGATCTGGCCCGGATCGAGGCCCGCCAGCTGTCGCTTTCCATTGAATCCATTTCGCTTGCCGGCGTGTTCGACGATGCCTGCAGCACCCTGGAAGCCAGCGCCGATGCCGCGGGCATTACCCTGACCTGTACACCCCCCGATACCCGCTGGCAGGTGCATGCCGACTACACGCGGACCAAGCAGGTCCTGCTTAACCTGCTGTCCAACGCCATCAAATATAACGTCGCCCATGGCCGTATCGAGGTCAGCGCCGAGCACCAGCAGGAACATATCTTAATTCGTGTGCGGGATACGGGGCCCGGCGTCGATCCCGCCCGCCTGGAGGAGCTGTTCGAGCCGTTTAATCGGCTCGACGCCGAGCACAGCCGCGTGGAAGGGACGGGTATCGGCCTGTCCATCACCCGCGAGCTGGTCACACAGATGCACGGCCAGATCGGGGTCGACAGCCAGCCGGGGCAGGGCGCCACCTTCTGGTTCACGCTGCCGGTGGCGACGTCGGCCGCCGCGCCATCGCCACGCGAAGTTCAGCCCGACACCCCGGCAGCGACGGCGTCATCGCGCACGCTGCTGTATATCGAGGACAACCCCGCCAATCAGCGTCTGATGGAAGACATCGTCGACGCGATGGAGGGCATGACCCTGCGCATCGCGCCGAGCGCCGAGCTTGGCCTGGACATGCTGCAGGCCGAGATACCCGCCGTGGTGCTGATGGACCTGCACCTGCCGGGCATGAGCGGCTTTGAGGCGCTGACCCGTCTGCGCCGGGACCCGCGCTATCAGACACTTAAAGTGATCGCCCTCTCGGCCAATGCCCTGCCCCGCGATATCAGGAAGGGCCTCAACGCCGGCTTCGATGGTTATCTGACCAAACCGATCGACATTGCACAGCTTTCCGAAACCCTTCACCATTTGCTGGGAGCGCCCACCAGGCAGGAGCCATGA
- a CDS encoding aldehyde dehydrogenase family protein, translating to MTRHLNACLETQRRACRLSPYPSLTERRDQLARLALMTKRHRHAIIQAIQTDFGKRSDIEIQLADIQPVLDAVRYARRHLWHWMRPWRVSMPWRLLPARARIAPQPLGVVGVIAPWNYPWSLALMPVIDALAAGNRVMLKPSELTPNTSALLSRLVTQYFSPRTLCVIEGDATTGQAFSALPFDHLVFTGSTSVGQKIALAAASNLTPTTLELGGKSPAFVAGDADFTRAAEAIIFGKGMNAGQTCIAPDYVLVESRHIDALTSALSRAILKQRPSAQDATQPLNHAHHERSEAMLAEARNHGCRIIDHGSHAPALIIDPNQGLSVMREEIFGRSLPVISVKDSDHAIGYVAERPHPLAIYVFTHQREQQRQWLNASQSGALVFNTTLLHHAVPGLPFGGVGASGHGAYHGRHGFNRFSHLRGVFYQPTHSPATQLYPPYRRWLLKLLRLG from the coding sequence ATGACCCGCCACTTGAACGCCTGCCTGGAGACCCAGCGCCGCGCTTGTCGCCTGTCGCCTTACCCCTCCTTGACGGAGCGTCGCGATCAGTTGGCTCGGCTCGCGCTAATGACCAAACGTCACCGACACGCCATCATTCAGGCCATCCAAACCGATTTTGGCAAGCGCAGTGACATTGAGATTCAATTGGCCGATATCCAGCCAGTGCTGGATGCCGTGCGATACGCGCGACGGCATCTCTGGCATTGGATGCGCCCCTGGCGGGTCAGTATGCCTTGGCGTCTGTTGCCTGCACGAGCGCGCATAGCTCCCCAGCCACTTGGCGTGGTGGGTGTTATTGCCCCCTGGAACTATCCATGGAGCCTGGCCTTGATGCCGGTTATCGACGCCCTCGCAGCCGGCAACCGCGTGATGCTCAAACCCAGCGAGCTGACACCGAACACCAGCGCCTTGCTTAGCCGATTGGTAACCCAATATTTTAGCCCGCGGACGCTTTGCGTGATTGAGGGGGACGCTACCACGGGCCAGGCATTCAGCGCCTTGCCATTCGATCATTTAGTGTTTACCGGCTCGACCAGCGTGGGCCAAAAAATCGCCCTGGCCGCTGCCAGCAACCTAACGCCAACGACGCTGGAGCTAGGCGGCAAAAGCCCAGCATTTGTGGCAGGCGATGCCGACTTTACGCGTGCCGCGGAAGCGATAATCTTCGGCAAAGGCATGAACGCCGGACAAACCTGCATTGCTCCCGACTATGTGTTAGTGGAAAGCCGCCATATTGATGCACTAACGAGCGCATTGAGCCGGGCGATTTTAAAACAGCGCCCCTCGGCGCAAGATGCCACCCAGCCGCTAAATCATGCCCACCACGAACGCAGCGAAGCGATGCTCGCCGAGGCACGCAACCACGGATGTCGAATTATTGATCATGGCAGCCACGCGCCCGCGCTGATCATCGACCCTAACCAGGGGCTTTCGGTAATGCGCGAGGAAATTTTCGGACGTAGCCTGCCGGTTATCAGCGTCAAAGATAGCGACCATGCCATTGGGTATGTCGCCGAGCGGCCGCATCCCCTGGCGATCTATGTATTTACCCACCAGCGCGAGCAACAGCGGCAATGGCTGAATGCCAGCCAGTCCGGTGCGCTGGTATTCAACACCACACTTTTGCACCACGCTGTGCCGGGACTACCGTTTGGCGGCGTTGGCGCCAGCGGCCACGGCGCCTACCATGGTCGGCACGGCTTTAACCGTTTCAGCCATTTACGTGGCGTGTTTTATCAGCCAACGCATTCGCCAGCCACTCAGCTCTACCCGCCTTATCGGCGCTGGCTGTTGAAACTGCTGCGTCTGGGTTAA